DNA sequence from the Thamnophis elegans isolate rThaEle1 chromosome 4, rThaEle1.pri, whole genome shotgun sequence genome:
AACATTTGTAAAACAGGTTGCATACACACCCTTTTACTAATTCAACCACGATAAAGTCATTGCCATCTCCACTGTTGTAAAGTATTAACCCATCCAATGATGTTGTTTTGAACTGGAAAAACAGGTGCATAGATGTGTATGCTTGCAATGTGGCAAGAGCAACATAGCTAGCTTTCGTTTTAAAAGTGACTGGGTCGGCAATGATGTTCCGGAAGCCGAAACGGGCATTTAGTTCACAGTAGTCAATATCCCCATTTTTACACAAGTCAATGTATGCCATGCCATTAAAAGTGAGGCTTTGTAGATGACCaatgaagttggaagggactgagGACAAGTAACGCCGTTCCGTTATGATTCCCGTCTCTATATTATGGAATTCCAGTCTTGTATGATCCCCAGCCATTTGACCTTTAAGTAAAAAGCAATTTTGAGAAGTTAGTGTTATAACCAAAAAGCTAGGGCCATTTCAAATGCTGAAGTCTCTTACGCAACCCTGACCATGTAATTCTACCTTATGTATTTTCACATAGAAAGTATATCTGCAGGAAGGACCCATTTGTTTAGTACTTTTCTCTTATTATATCCAACAATCTGAGTTATTTAAGAATAACTCAGTATATAACTTACAAGTGAAATGAATTAAGCATCAATGTCATCCTAATTTAAGCAATCAAATCAAGGAAAAAGCTATCAATTTAAGCAAAGGGTTGGGGGAATCTCAAAATATAGTAAATGAGAAGAAAATACCCATGAATGTTCTATTTGAGCATTCAAATTTAAATTTGAAGGCTTGTGTACATGTACCTCTAGCAGCTCTGgtaattacaaaatacaaaaaaaatgggtctatttcccccccccccactttttagaGTGGAATAATTTGTATCTATCTTTATAAAAGATATTTGACAAAGTGTCctttattgaagaaaaaaatattttattattttggtctctctatctatctctctcgtgacccgacaaatgcgcgcatgacaaaagtgcggcgacaaaaccgcggcactaaaaccacgatgtcatcaacgcaccgacaacagcgcgccaacaacagcgtgccgacagaagcgcgatttaagttaaggtaagggttaggtttaggtttaggtttaggtttagggttaggtttagggttaggtttagggttaggtttagggttagggttacagcgcactgttgtcggcgtgcttcagcgttcattcgtcggcacgctttagaactcacggttttgtcaccgcggtttagtcaggcacgcttttgtcgtttgcccttttgtgggtgaacctatctctctatctctctatctctctatatctatctatctatctatctatctatctatctatctatctatctatctatctatctgcaaccTTTTAGTAAGACTTGGCTTAATTGCTTCAATTTAGCCTCTCTTTTTGCACACAGTAAAAGTTGGAGACATTTGAATGATTTAAAAGCAGGTAAGATAACAAAGTTAGAGAATCAAAGTCTTTGGTCTTCTGGGTTTCTTCCCACCACTTCCCACTTAGATCAGTTCTTGGATTTGATGATATGATTATGGTAGAGAAAAGTAAATTGATATGTTGTAATAGGGAAAAGAATATCACTTTTTTAAAACTCAACTacaatttttatccagaatgtatTGATGTTCTGTTTCAAACATATGTGTGAAGTTTGGATGCCTTCAACTTTATTATATCATTATACAGTATCTATATTTGTCTTTAGATCACTTTTGTTCCTGATTTTGTTTTCCTACTCTCTGCTTCAATCTGTCAGAAGTGTCTTCTCCTAATACCTCAcatggactttttttaaaaaattgtccttTGTTGTACTTTCTGTCTATATCCAAGGAGCTGAAATGATTTTTACCACCAGAGCAATCATAACTAAACACATAGTGAATGGAAAATCAGATGAATAGTTATTAGTCATTAATACCTGTCATGGCTTGTTGATCATCTACTATTAACTTTAAACTCTTTCCTCTTCGAACTACACGTACTGTATGCCATTCATTGTCATTGAGGTTATATCCAGCAAAAAGAGTCTCTGGACCTTTGCCTGTAGGGTATGCCAAACAGTTTGTTATGGTATCTTTACATCATGTAATATGTGAAcctcagagagacagagagaaagagaaagcacaagaaagagagagaaagatagggggacaaagagaaaagaagagaaacacAACAAGAAACAGAACCAAAAGAGAGACACTTTTGCTggagcaaaataaataaacagtaataattttaaaaataacagtaCATCTTTAAAAGACAGCTGTTATCAAACAATAAGTATACTTCAAAAGGCAGGCATGTTCTCTcattaaatgtatatatatacacattatatactatatatatagccAACAAGCAGTGTTTTCATAAATGGACACAGTCAACACAGTCAATACTAGTGATACCGGTTTGTCAAAGTTGCACCTTTTCAGTAAAGTTAATTGAGTAGTAATTaagttaaaaatgaaaattctCCAACATTGGAAAAGTCTATGAAACTGGCATATCATTGTCTTCAGTGTATGCATGTTGTAAAGTCATTTATTTGTaatcccatctttattttttttatttctttaaatagtCCAAGGAATAATACCTAAtaactccttcctcctattttcttcaaaatatcACATGAGGGAAGTTGGGTTGTGAGAgaatgactgatccaaagtccctcagccaactttcatgcctaaagcaaaaCTCATGGCCTCCTGATTTCCAGCCTgcagccttaaccactagaccactcaataattaaattttattttagtattttctGTCTATTACATTTAGAATATCTGAACTAAGATTGTAAGACGTATATCACAAGAAATTGTTTGAACAGGACTGCTTTAACTGCAGTTTGAGCTCTCCATTTGTGGGGAGTAGGGCAGAGACTCTCTGATGTGTATGAACTGCAAGATTGCAGATCACATGCGGCTTTCTAAAGCCATGTTTGTCAATGTTTGAGAGATGGATGGAGGTTCATTAGACACAGAAAAGCAAATTATGTTTGAAAGGCTCTTGGAAACATCTTTTAAGTGAACCATATGTGGATGGGATTCATTTGGAAGCTAATGTCAATACATTATTGTATTGCTCTCAGAGTTTAACCAAGGCTTCTGTATCTTTCTCctgcaaaaaaataaagatttgccAAACTGACTTCCAATCACAAAGGAATTATCATTACAATAAAATAAGCACTGTGACTTTGCAATATACCCCTGAGATTTACTATATAGTTTGAGAGTATAAGTAagctcttgacttacaaccacaattaggatCGAAATCTCAGTTGTTGCAGCAAAGTGTTGAGACATGGTTTACCCACGACTGCTTCTCTCAACATCTGTAATCCCAGCATTGCTGATTGTGTCTGTTAAGCGAATGCATGGGTTGTTAAGTGGGCAGAGTGTCAGGTAAGGAGCACAGGATACTCTGGGTGGAAGAGCCTGGGAGGAGCTGAAAATCCCTGCTGAAATTCTAGCAGAATTTTCAGCCCCTGAGGCAGAGACATTTGCATGTGGCCTACACTGGGCCTTCCAAAGCCTCTCCCATTCACCTGAGGCCCTTACCTGAGACTCTGTCCGCCTaacaacaaaatatttatttatttattatgtatgtatttatttacttatttatttgtatttaaatttatttgtttatatcatttatttttttttaaatgctgcccatcttaccacaagGGTTAGGGTTACTCTTATTGCTGTCTCTCCACTCTCTGCTTGGATTTTGGCTCCCTCTCATCTCTAGAGGCTGGCTGAAAGAGTTGCCTGAAGAAGGAAGTTAGCTCTCCTTCTTGTGGAAGGAATGACTTTGGTGGAATACAGAAATAGAGACACTAAGAATCAGAAGTGATTTTTGTCTATAAAGCACCCTTTCTGAGACCTTTGTAACTTTAAGTGGTGGTTAAACAATCaggtttaagttgaggactatctgaaacAGCTTTCACAGAGATAAGAACTTTCAACCTACCTGAAACTGTAGCTTTCTATCCATGTTTAGAACATACTGGTGCTACCCTTTCAAAATAGATAATATGCTGAACGATAATAGGAAAGATATCAGATCTGCGCTTTGGATCCATCATAGCTATTCTGCCTGtctacctgtgtgtgtgtgtgtgtgtgtgtgtgtgtctgtgtctgtgtctgtgtctgtgtctgtgtgtgtttaaaaataaaatagcatattGTGAAATAACTAAACTAAGCAAAAGTGGAATATTTCAGATCTAATGTCTATATCTTTAGAAAGGTAGGAGTGGGATGATAGTGTAACAATTTTGACTTTGTGTCACAAACTGTATTAGATGAATTATTAAGGTACTGAATCCTAATTCTTCTATATTAAATCTGGAAATGCCATGATTAAAGTCTCCTAACAATATCTCATATGGAAAGTATGTCAATAAAATACATGGTTATATGTTACTttctaataaaatagaaatagaaggttTATATTAAAAGTATATTATAATAAGCATGGTTTCTATGAAAATGTGCCATATGtcttagaaataaatgaaaaccaCAGTGTGAAATTTGGAAATACATTTTGGATATGAAGCAATCATTTGATCTgagattaaaaatatattaaatatgaatAGCTGtgacatcaggaaaaaaaatgtactgaTTTTTGTCTGGGAGGATTAAACTGAAATGGTTCAAGTCATACTGTTGAAATTCAACAGCAAAACTTTCAAATGTTACTGACGGCCTTTTATGCATAAATGAatgtgaatggagattttaaaaggAGATTGGAGAGATTTTCTTGCTAGAGAATCTTCTTAATTTTAATACCCTTAAAGTTTTGAGAGGGAACCAAATCGCAATGCTGAAAATCACCCATATTTCTACTGTGGCTACCAACTGATTTGGGACTCTAGCTATCATAAATAGGTGATTGAAGAAACTTGTGGCCCATCAAATGTTAtcttgccatcactgatatatacgACCTGAATCTTAAGAGGCTTAAATGTATTTTGgaaaattaaatatgaaaaataaggaTAATGTATTATCAAACAtgtatcatttatttttaaacaagaaaGATATAGAATTGTGCTTCTTGAATTAAATAGATTGTGGTTGTGGCACTAAGAATCTTATATGAACCCCAATGATAATCACTGACATATTCTAAGcagatgaaatttaaaaaaatattttaccttaatgaggggtccttggtgttctctgagcttggctgttttcttgcagatatttcattataaaaattaggtaacatcatcaatgctagcagGGAATGGAGTTGCTGCCCATTTACGTTCTTGGGCTCTTTACTGTTACTTATTTGaaagttccttgattggggtattgtttacttcttgattcttGGTTTgatgttaatctctgctcattttcgatggtcacagtttcccagttgttTCCTAGTTCAACTGGAAAACTGTGACTATCCTAGACCAGACCAAATCCAAAAAttctagagaattcctggaaaccTGGAATTCTGACAAATGGGCCACctatagacacatagacataaacaacattTACATACTATTCAAAGAAGGCAATCAACAAGCCAAGGGAAGGGAAAATAACAATCAAAAAAGCTCCCTGCTAGCAGCCAACacccactagaatataaactgagagcaaatacCACTCCCGGCTAGCACTAATGACTTTacctagcttgggtaatgaaataaaATACCATTTTAAACATTGTGCTATTTTTGAATGTATAAATAACAGGTAAActtaaaacaaaaatgaacaaccttttctctctctctgtatctatctatttatctgacTATTCTTTCATGCATCCTTCCACCCATACACATTTACACAcagagggatacacacacacttttcctaTGTGCATAAATGATAAAAACTGAGTTATAATAGACCCATTTTAGGCTTGACCAGTAATGGCTCTTCTAGAATTAAACCTTAAATGTAAACTGAGTTCTAGTGGGCCATGTAATGTAGCCTCTCTACAAGCTAACAGAATTTAGGTATGTTACGGTACAATTTTTAGAATTCCTAGCTGCGTGGCCAAAAGAACTTGTGAAACAGTTGTTTTAGTCCCTCACTCCGGGTAGGCACTAGCTTGCCATTCATTAAGCTTGGGATATTTCCCTTCCCTATTTCTTCAAGGAAATAGCATTATTGACATGGTGGTATATTACATCTCCTTTATGAAGATTGGTTAACTATCTAATAATGAATGTCCTTTacccaatcaaataaataattaaaaattcagACCCAACAATCTGCTAGCATTACTTCCCTTAATGATTCTAAAAGAATATCTCATGGCAATAATTACAGATATTTTTCTGTAATTTTCTGATAATGTGCAATTTCCTGGTAGTGTATAATTTTATGATTAATGAGCCAGTTATAATGGATGTTCTACAATAATTATAAGCTTgttctaataaataaaacaaattgaaCTTCCCTATTTATTTTCCTAGACTTTTTTAGTATCTTTAATGGAACTCAATAGTTACATTCCTGGGGGCATTTGACAATTGCTGTAGAAGATCAGCAGTTGTCTTTCTGAAATCTCTTGGCTTTCAAAAAGCCCTTTTCCAGTGAGATGCCACCAGAAATCCAGCAGCAAAGCCCTTGCATTCTTTCTATCAAACTGGGGTGATGGCAGGGGATAACAGATGGGAATCCTCCAGTAAATGAGCACTGCAGATTCTGGAACACTTTGATAGTATGATAATTCTATCTGCAGGAGCTGACTAGCTATGATGGAATTGGGCCACCCCACTCACGTCAGCAGAAAGGGCATGCTAAAGATCCTGTCTGTCAAGGAATTTCAGATGGTGGGGGTCGCATCTTTTCTGCTCCATCCCATCTTTTGGAACAATCTACTGCTGGATGTGAGATCCTATACCACCGTCTTGGATTTCCAGAAGGACCTTAAAATCTTGCTCTGCTGGCTGGCTTGGGGTTCCTATGAGGGTATTCTATGTTGAAGGTGGCTGACCAGCTAAAAGAGaagacacacacacccatgctGTCCATCTACTTTTTTAATTTCTATATAGTTCTTGCTAGTTTTAACTCTTTTTATATTTATCGGTCTATCATTTTGTAACGCATCCAGAGTCATTTCAACAGTGAAATGTGTGGCACATAtgttaagtaaataaaatatgtttcaCTGTGCCAGTTTAATTTACATCTATGACAACCAAACAGTAAGGAATGTGTAAGCAATGTCTAGAGGCATGGAGATAATATGATGCTATTTAATCAGGGACTGAGGAATCAAGGTAGTTCCAATCAACAAGATGAGCTCTGTGTTTTAATAGGTTTAATAGATTAAAAGCCAGTTCACTTAAGCCTTATTGCACATCTTGCTGTCTGGGGGTGATAAGGACAGGCTTTTTTCTGTTCAACGTCCCTACAAGTATTTGAGACATGTTTTCCCATACTTTATCAATCTTCTGTTACAGCTTTTAGTTTAGTTCCAAAAGCAGCTAGTGAACAAATTTAGGATCTGAATACAGAATCCTATTTGAAATTAATGCTTCCAATGCATTatagaagatattagattgtttCCTGAATCTTGTGCTTGCCTTTACTAGAGATGAATAACTCAATTTCAAACTACTACATTTGATATATCACTCTGCTAATCCATGCCCTATCACCTTTCTTAATCATTGCTCTGAACAAAGGCCTCTACCCTTACTTGTGCCTGTGCTCAGTTGTTTTCTATAGTCACATAAATAATTCAGCATATATATTCTCTGAGCATTGCCTtaacattttattctattctccttaCAACACTCCATTCCttccaaaaaaagagagataccCCACTCATAagctaaagaaataaataactgAAAATCCACATTTGAATGGCAGAAAATAATGTGATTCAGAGTGTGTGAATATCTGCACAACGGGGCTTTCATAAAGTTTCTACTCATTCTACTGTAGTGATTTAGGAACTTCAGTGGAATGGCGAAATATGAAGAAATGTGAGTGAATGTCTCTTCTTTATACAAACTATTTTATGGATCTAAGACAAAGACAGAAAGTATTTGCATGGGATATcataaaaagtcaagatggcatgtTTAAAGCTTTCCACTTTTTTACACATATACCGGTAAATAAGAAGTTGGCctttgtggctgccatcttgacttttttaccACCCCTGAAGATAGTCCTGGGTAGATGATAATTTAACTGTGATTTAATTTATCAGGAATTATCCTACATCTGTGGTTTTGTAAAAACTCTGAAAATATGGCACAGATTATATATTTGAGATTAGCCTCCCCCACTCTTTTCCCCTCTATGCATCCTAGGCCACTGCATTGATCTCACGTGTTTTGTCCATTGATGTCAATGGCCCAATAAACAAATGTGTGATAAGAAAAATAAGATACTGAAATAACACTACAGATTCAATTGCAGCTGATGAAATTTATTGCTTTGGTTGTATATTTTTGCTTTAGGCAACTCAGCAGGGCTGGGCAAAGCATTTGAAAGtggtatttcttttttcaaattactAAAGCAATCACCTTATTTGCAAAGCTTGCAGATTGCTTTCAAAGCTGTTTCCATTTGTCTTGGCATACATTGCATGCATAACCACTTCACTGGAAGCTCCTCTGATTGAAGGCATCTCTTTGAAATGCTTTGCACaatattctgatttttattgttttccaCTGCAGTATTTCTAGATTTCTCCCTCTATTATGTCTGGAATGGAAGCAAAAAGCATGCAAGGCTGTATTAAGCTAGGATTCTCAGTTGATGCATGAAAGTAAGAATTTGATTTTGCTTTAACTTTagaaaatacacaaacacacacacacacacacacacacacacacacacacacacaaatgtgtttgtgtgtacacacaaacctacacatacacacctacacacatatatataaacacacacacacacacacaggcaaagTATGCtatatctgaaagaaaacaagttGTTTAATATCCTGCTTTGTTAATGAATTACTTCCATTTAGTATGAATTCTTGGGTCACATATTTCTGACTTTGTTCAAATTCCATAATTATATAATTCTCCTTAAATTTATTATACAGTTaacattcctgtttttttttccttatatttttctcCTATTTAACAATATTTCAAAAAAGTCACATTAATCTATCAATaatttaatttctatttctaaagatataaataaatgacAAAAAGTATACATTTGGATGGACTGCAAAAACAGttagaaaatatattattttctgtaCGTTATGTATCGTACTGTAAAAGTAACTAATTAAACAATTTATagttataatttaaaattattttaaattagggGCATTTCCCTGGTAATGTGTAAATGCTAATATTGGGAGCCTTTTCTTGCATCCACAGCAAGGTGTTCCACAAAAGGGCAATGAATTTATTTGGTTATCtcaaacatttcacttcttaaaGACATAACACGTATCCTTGtattgccccccccaaaaaaaaaaatcttgcaaaaaTGTATTAAGCATTAGGAATACCCATATGGCACATTATTTCTTACCAGTCTGTATTGTAAGTTTGAAAAGCAAGCCGTGTGCAAATAATAATTGTCCAAAGTTACTACCAAAATATGAAATGGAAATATATTAACCATTGTAATCTTTGAACAGGATAAACTGAGAAGAGTCATGATGACTAGAAATCCTAAAAATTAAGTTTTATCAATTTCTGAAAAAGTTTGGTGTATTGTTTAAAGGCACTAGGCTAAAAATCAGAAGCCCATGAGTCTTGCTTTAGGTATACTTTGACATTAGTTGCAGTTGGTATAACTTTATATTAGTCtatatcccccccccacacacacacacgtacacacacacactatgtacTTAGGAGAGTGAAAGCATTGGGAAAAAGAACATAGAACTACATGGTCAAATAGACATTCCAAATATTTGTTTGTATTGTTTGCCAATACAAACAAAGCTTGTAAGAGGCAATCCTGATCTGTTGAAAGTACCAGTGGCATCAGTGGCATttgaatataaaatacaaagtggCACTTCAACTTTCTCATAATTTAGAGCATGCTTGTCTTCTAGCAGAGTCTCTCTGGTATAAGTAAAATAGATCACAATGCTTATTGCTATCTACATTCTAGAGAGATAACATAGAAGGGTAtccttcatattttctattcataTATGTCAGTTTATAGATCATATTTTTTATGTTTCCAGAACAGTTTGTTGTGGAAAACAGGAAAGGGGGAAATTGTAAACAATTAATTAATTGTGGATGTGAGGGAAAAGACAAGGTTGTTCCTTCACAAGGTTGAACTGCCTGTTTCTCTTCTAATATTTCTCAGTTTACAATACTATAATGAAGGCTGCCTATTTTTATTCATGTAAGAATTATAAATTGCTCTTGAACCCAGTTTCATACACAAGGTTGGATCTCCAGATATAATTTAAAGATAACCTGATGGCTTCCTGTGATACTGGAAAGCATATTAAGTGGAAATTCTGAAAGTTGCAGACCAACACATCTGAGGTTATCTTCATGATTTTGACTGTGTCAATTTATGTCACATCACAATCATTCCAacttgacattaaaaataaaatataatcttaaaaatattaaaacaaacaatACTATTCTCCTAAATTGATCAGCATATTCATATGTTAAGAAAACTGGAACATGGAATAAAATAGGCAAAACATTCTTACATTTTTCTACTAGTACTACTTTACTTTTGTACATTGAGAAAGCAAACTGAGAACAAAAATGTAAGTTCAGGAAAGAAGTAGTCTGGACTGTGAGTTTATTTTGTAGTGAATAATCTCCCATTAATTTTCAGATGTCTTCATTCCATGTCTCTATGGAGATTTGCCTTCTGAaataaaagcatctttgagacttCATTCC
Encoded proteins:
- the LOC116507755 gene encoding neurexin-1-like; this encodes MHTLKTMICQFHRLFQCKGPETLFAGYNLNDNEWHTVRVVRRGKSLKLIVDDQQAMTGQMAGDHTRLEFHNIETGIITERRYLSSVPSNFIGHLQSLTFNGMAYIDLCKNGDIDYCELNARFGFRNIIADPVTFKTKASYVALATLQAYTSMHLFFQFKTTSLDGLILYNSGDGNDFIVVELVKGYLHYVFDLGNGANLIKGSSNKVLNDNQWHNVMISRDTNNLHTVKIDTKITTQSTAGARNLDLKSDLYIGGVAKETYKSLPKLVHAKEGFQGCLASVDLNGRLPDLISDALFCNGQIERGCEGPSTTCQEDSCANQGVCLQQWDGFSCDCSMTSFSGTLCNDPGKHTYLAKVVDRLHIPGSQ